One Pangasianodon hypophthalmus isolate fPanHyp1 chromosome 7, fPanHyp1.pri, whole genome shotgun sequence genomic window, TTGCAGTCCAGTCTTACGCTGAAGGAGAGCAGGGTGTGTCACAGGACACCAGTCAGCGTCTGCCACTACAGCAGCAGCGAAGAGGAGAAAATCAGCCGCTATCCTGTGCCTTACAAGAAAAACCTGCCCTATGACATTGTGGAGCTGATGGAGGAGGTTGAGATGAAGGCATGGCACCCAATCTTCTTCCCTCTcaccttctgtgtgtgtatatatacatgtgtatattTGAGGAACAGTACTATATAATACGATATCCTTTCACAGGGTGGCTTCCTGCCAAACGTGTTCAAGGTCCTTGCTCATCGACCCGCCGAGTTCCGAGCTTTCTTTGCTTATTATAATTTGCTCATGAACAAAGAGACTGGTATGAGACAGAGGGAAACACATGGATTGGATTATGAattgtatttaataatttagtaaATTGTATTTAGTAAACTGTAGataaatctgtctgtctttttacaGGAGGTTTGTCAAAGGCAGATCGGGAGTTGATTGTGGTGGCAACCAGCGCCCATAATAACTGCCTGTACTGCGTCGTATCGCACAGCGCACTACACCGTATCTACTCTAAGAAGCCCACGCTAGCGGATCAGGTGTGTGTATTCTCGCTTCATTCTCTTGCTctcatttttcttgttttatgaGGAGTTGTCTGTAAACCCCACAGTTTCTTCACAGTAGGTTTTCTTTAATGAACTCAAAGTAACCAAGAACATTTTTAGTCATTCCTTCCTCATGCACATTATCATCATGACACATTTAATATTCTTATAGTATGAGTCTGTTATTGAGTTAGCTAATGGTGCTTTCGAATGAAACTTGTGAACTGATGCTTTTAGTATGGGAGCACAAATACGTGTTAAAGTTGTGAGTGCACTATTGCTGGGCAAGTGTGAAATACGAATTCCTGGCATAAAGTAGCCGAGTGTACAAGCCAGCTTAGTCAAATATTAGTCAGAAATGCTGGAAATACGAATATTTACCTCAAATTGGAAAATTACTTAGaaaagactctttttttttttttttcccttccctaaaaattacactgtaattgcGCTTATCATTGTGAGCAAACAGAGCCTCACCATGGGCTTCACCGTGTTGAGAAATGTCATGCATCATTAACCCATGAACTATATATCTATTGAAAAGATTCGGAATGCCAAAAACTGGGCTGTTTATCTAGAAAACAacatgtacacaaacatagCGATAACTAAGTTTATTCAGTTAAAATTGcggtttgtaatgtttaaatacacttcaagacatttttttcattaaaattggaaataaacagaaggatttagaattttgaaatatttgaaacaaagaaagtaaatgttcattatgttgaatatttaatatttaacattctgCAGTATGTCTAGGTCCATTTAAATGTGAGCaagtgtgtgatattgaccatgtttaCTGccttgtacaaaaggtcagattttcctcatagctaatctcttctactgaagcatgtgttcagacaatACTCTGATGcatttgatctaaaatgaatcataaggttttgcgcaaacttgtggagtccatgccagctcgagtgcacactgtcattaaagcaaaaaggggacataaaTCCTAAGAAAGTCTgacattcatgtaaatatttcaaagattctaattttcactcaggttgttgtcagtaatataatttgtaattaaaattgttgtattaaattagaaaagaatgcaaaacagaagcattttcactagtgctctcagacttctGGACCCCACTGTACTTTGTAAAGACTGTGATTCACAATATTGCTCTGAGTCTGCTCTGCCTGTAGCCAGGAGAGAGCTGCTCAGGCATGCATATATTTAACAGAAGTGAGTTGTTGGTTAGAAGGAAGTAATTGCAATTGCATTTCACCTCACAGGCAACAGATGGCTCTAAAATTTACaaactgctttttaaattaatatcagggttttttttatcactAAAATGTATTGCAATGCAAATATTCAagtttatttatgaataatttttttgcacTTATTTACTGTGCTATTAATTATAATGCCTCTAGGACCAACGTAGGAACCTTGTATACTTCACTACATaaagaatgaattaaataaagtaGTCTGCTAATTAGGAAAGATGCCCCTTGCACATTACCCTGTTCGTTATCTATAGGCTGTAGCAGCACTTAGATATGTTTAAGGCAAAGGCTACCGAACATTTAAGTGACATGttaagtttaatacagagctttcatactgtaaaatatcAAAAGATTTGGCTAGCCAGTCTATTTCACTCAGGTAGCTAATGGCCTACCTGTACATGTTTgaatgttgagctgtgaaatgccgATATCTCCACAACTGTTGGCTCAcataatttgcagatcattatcacGCTGTCtcctttgaagcatttaaaactgaaaatatctgATAAATTGGGTCagggatgctcatctgtctccactgtctcagccATTGCTGCTAAGCAATTGGCGCCTGAAGTGTAGACTGTCATCagaaaactgctttatttttattaggtcTCATAACtggattatttaaaatttggaCATACTGTCTTGGCTTACAGTCTTATGagattaaatgcattatttatttcttttattctgtaaagatcatcagaaataaatgtagcgaagtggaatattttatatttgaaaaactcaagtaaaagtactgGGGGACACGGTGGCTTAATGGTTAGCCCGTTTGCCTCGTTTGCCTCGCCACCCCACCCAAAGTGTCCCCCGCCTTGGGCCCCAAGTCCCATGGGATAGGATCGAGGCCCcgcgtgaccctgtgtaggataagtggtacagaaatggatggagggatgtaCGTAAAAGTGCTGTGATTTAATTATACTCCAAAAAGGACATTACATGTAGTTTGTTACTTTCCACCTCTGATCAAATTGAAACAAAGTTTTAATCAATCACAAGACACATTTAAAGATTATGTgttgtatattatttatagttccctccaaaagtattggaattcttttgttttttactgtacactgaagacatttgtgtttgagcttaaaagataaatatgagacgataggtcagaatttcagctttcatttcctggtatttacatctagatgtgctAAATAACTTGGAACGTTCCAATACTGTCAATGGGGACTGCGTATGCTGCTTATACACAGCTGATTTTCTCTTGTTCCGCAGGTGGCAGTGAATTATAAAGTCGCAGAGCTTACTGCCCGGGAGCGAGCCATGCTGGACTTTGCCCTGACTGTGTGTCGCAGTGACACAGTGACAGACGAGCACTTCAGCTCACTAGAGGCTCACGGATTTGATCGCGAGGATATCTGGGACATCGCTGCCATCGCCGCCTTCTTTGCCCTGTCCAACCGCATGGCCCACCTCACAGACATGAGACCCAACACAGAGTTCTACAACATGGGCAGAGTGCCTCGAGACAAACGTCCACCAGGCACGGAGAACGACAGGCCAGAGTAGTGTGGGGAGATGGGAATAAAATATCATCCTCACCATATCTGAAGAGATTTTCATGATAAACGATATGTCACGTTATTTAGGTTTGTTAAGGAATTGTGAGCCAAACCAGCAGTGTCACATTAAAAGGGGTTGAATGTTATTTTTACTGAACTGCTAACTTATTCAACCAATAAAATGCATCACGTAGTAGTACTTTtgataaaatcttaaaatgaaGGTGGTTTTTAGGTGGAGTTGGTCAATGTTATAAAAGCATCAATAATGCGTCaatgtattataatattagTTTATTGTGGTATCTAaactaataatattaaaacattaccCGAGAGCAGAGGTTCTCACCTGAATCTAGGCCAAATCCTTTTCTATCTAATTGCTCATCCGCCAGTTTATCTGCCAGTTGGTGCAACCAGATAAATGCGTATTGTGGATTTGACAACTCCAaccctaaaaaaaaagagctgtgaAATGAGTGTCCATAATCCGAAGGGACTCATTATCTTGTATCCGGTCGTAGAAGGTTTTACTCTAAAAAGGGGATATTTTTCAGCCTGTCAAAATCTTAAGCCCTATTCAGacaggattagttttacatgggcAGGTGGGGGTTATGTAATCACTACTGGTGTATCTCTGGAATCAGAATCCATCACTGAGCCTCTAgattatcaatcttttagtaaagttttgTGAATAGttgcataagccaaactgaacaaaaatgtcccaccagatttacaaaactTTCTGAACCAttgattttctttctaattgcgtgtgtatgttgatcaccCATCAAGTATAAAACATGTTCcagacacagctcatttgcatttagtgacgcccacaaaactccataaaaggtcaattGCACAGACAGCCGGGAGCATGAAATGAAGGATAAGGGTAAAAgtgaaaggcagaagtggaagttactTTGACTCAAAATGAATGATCAGGGTAAAGACTGAAAGTTATTTTGATGCACTTCTATGCCACtaaaatatctaataatatacaatattaataataataagtgtgcgctaaatcttccatcagccgaggcatttgtttatggcttATGGCTATGTGCTGATAGACCGGCCCATACTCCATTTATACagcaccatttcttttgtcgTAATTGAATGATTTGTTTAGTTGTCTTAATTTATGATATAAGTTTGTGTTGGCTGgctttctttactttttatattctttaattaatgccaataatgtAAAACTACTGGCTTTCATGAAAATTTCTCCCATCTTTGTGAGATCTCTTATCCCGAGTGAATTgatcataattactacagacatCATCCAACAACATTACTTAACAGAAATACATCTGAAAATCTTATCCAGTCTGAATAGTACTTTAAACTATCTGTCTCTCCTGCTAATTCCTGCTATGCAAGGGCTTCTGGGTGCTGTAGGTTTTTATGTAATACTGATGCAATCAGATGATACAACAGATTTCGGGTGTCTCAAGCTAAATCTTTATAATCCCCATTGGTAAGGGAGTAcatcttgtgtttttttataacattgttAACCCTATGTATTTTCTAAAATGTGTTTCTTCTTAAACTGAGCAGATTTGTGGATTTAGGCATAAAAACATAATCcaaatgttacattttgtgACCTACTCTGATATCTATCAAGATGTTTTCTTGTCTAAACAACAAAAGACATTCACATTGACCTATATCCTCTCAGGAAATAGCTCTGTATTATTAAGATTGttttccacaacataaaattaaTGATCTGGCTGTATGAATCTATTGATGTTTAGATACAGGAGAGGATCTGATATGTATTGGATTATACAAATGCTTTGAAATATATATGTGATATCcgaataaaatgtaatatattccCAATATCTCTTGCACTGTTAAAATAATTTGAGGTGGTAGTGTAAGTATGATAGCAGCAGAGGGAGACACCTCCCAATGTTAGCCTTTGAACTTTCATACTATACTGTAAGGGTGACTTTAATATTCTTCcattaatgtgtgtgaatgtacatGAAATGTAAGAATACCATTTTAGTCtaaagttattaaaagaaaataaaattacatgatctttgtttgtatttttaacttaaaatgtGTATCGACATTTGTTGTAGAAAAGGAGCCACCTGATTCATTTagtatgcattaaaaaaaaatttatttttatttttattattttatgcacTGTAATGATAgttgtgactgacacacagactggacaattgttaaaaatgcacaaaaaatatGACCCCCAAAAAAGTTTCtcaatatattataatgtactTCCTGTTACTTTTAAAGAATTATTGGTGTTGCAAAACTGTGCTGTGCGTAAAGGAGCCTGCAGTCAGGTTTGATTTGACCTGTATGAATTCTTTAGAGAATGAAAATAGTTTATTTAGGAGATAGTCATGCAACTGGAGCAATCAGCTCCTTGATGACTGTTATTATTTGCATAATTCGCATACCTATGTGAATTGTTAAACATATGtgaaacattttgaaatgtttgcagcagcaaaatattaaattatctATAGcctttaaatacacaatatgtgtgtgggttttttttttctaaatatttttaacatatttttgttgttcAGGTTTCtaattgaaaaaaaagatgtcatgACCACATTTTAAATCCTATTTTTAAGTCTCATACTTGATGCAActcatttacaaataaaataagtttcttttttttatgattt contains:
- the si:ch211-175m2.5 gene encoding uncharacterized protein si:ch211-175m2.5, giving the protein MLCRGVMRAVRPSAVGLLSSLTLKESRVCHRTPVSVCHYSSSEEEKISRYPVPYKKNLPYDIVELMEEVEMKGGFLPNVFKVLAHRPAEFRAFFAYYNLLMNKETGGLSKADRELIVVATSAHNNCLYCVVSHSALHRIYSKKPTLADQVAVNYKVAELTARERAMLDFALTVCRSDTVTDEHFSSLEAHGFDREDIWDIAAIAAFFALSNRMAHLTDMRPNTEFYNMGRVPRDKRPPGTENDRPE